The DNA sequence GACTCCTTCCCCGAGCAGCTGCACAAGCCGGTCACCGACCACGGCGACTTCATCAACGTCTTCAGCGAGGACCTGATGAGCGAGATGGTCGACTGCATCAACGAGGGCCGCAAGTGCGGCGCCGGAGCGGGCGACGGCGACGAGCCGGGCGGCGAGGAGCCGACCGAGGAGCCGACTCAGGCTCCCACCACCCCGCCGGGCGGGAACGACGAGCCGGGCAACGACAATCCGAAGCCCGGTGACGGAGGGGACAAGCCGACCGACGCGCCGGCGACCGAGGACCCCGCGACGGACGAGCCCGCCACGCAGGAGCCGACTGGGAAGCCGGCGACCGAGAAGCCCGCGACCGAGAAGCCCGCGACGGACGAGCCTGCGACCGAACCGGCGGAGGAGGACGGCAAGCCCACCCTGTCGAGCACGGTGGCGCCCAAGGCCGACGGAACCCCCACGGCGAACGAGAACGCCAACGGCCAGGGACAGGGCGACGACGGCGCCGGCTCGGGAAGCACTCCGGCGCAGACCCAGCCCGCCGCGGGCGGCGACGACTCCGGCGCCGGTTCCGGGACGGAGCCGCAGGCGGTCGGGAACGGTGACCTGGCGGAGACGGGCACGTCCCTGTGGCCGGCCGCGGCCGGCGCCGTGCTCCTGATGGCAGGCTTCCTGCTGCTCATGCGCACGAGGCGCCGCGCCGAGTGAAGGTGAGGACGGACACCCCGTAACGGCATGTGACGCCGATACGTTCCAGGGGGCTCGGACCGGTCATCCCGGTTCCGGGCCCCCTGGGTTTTGCAGTCATCCGCCGATCACGGCGTGGGGATGCCCGCCGGCCGCGCCGGGCGGCCCAGACGGACCGGGACGCCGGGGGAGTACAGGACGCTGACCGGGGCGGTGCTCGGGGCGGGCAGCCCGGCCGCGGTGATCAGGTTCTCCTCGCAGCTGACCAGCTCGGCCCGGTACAGCGGCCACCGAGGATGGTGGTTGGCCAGGTACGCCACCGGTTCGGCACCGCCGAAGAAGGCGTTGTGCATGCCCCAGCGTGCGGTGAGGAAGTGCTCCAGCTCGGTGGGCTCCTCGATGCGATCACCGGTGCGTACGGTGATCCGGCTGGACGCGCCGCGCGGGCCGGGCCAGCGACGGGAGCTGGTGTACGTGACCGTGTCGCCGGCCGAGCGCACGGCCATCCGGGACCACAGATACGGCAACCGGAATCCGACCCGTCCCATCACCACCGGGATCAGCCGGGAGGCGTCCATCGACCGGAACACGACGCCGCGCCGTCCGTGTGCGTCCACCGAGTAGAGGCGCACGTTGGTCTCGGGAAACGTCCCGAGATACGGCACCCCGGGCAGTCGCAGCCAGCCGACCCGATGCATCCGGAAGGCGACGAGGCCGACGTACGTGACCCCGTCATGCGTGTCCGGAACGGTACCCCGCGGC is a window from the Streptomyces sp. NBC_00299 genome containing:
- a CDS encoding YqjF family protein, coding for MPKPSPVTPDAPAHIHTPLLTQQWLDLAFIHWAVEPDVVAGLLPRGTVPDTHDGVTYVGLVAFRMHRVGWLRLPGVPYLGTFPETNVRLYSVDAHGRRGVVFRSMDASRLIPVVMGRVGFRLPYLWSRMAVRSAGDTVTYTSSRRWPGPRGASSRITVRTGDRIEEPTELEHFLTARWGMHNAFFGGAEPVAYLANHHPRWPLYRAELVSCEENLITAAGLPAPSTAPVSVLYSPGVPVRLGRPARPAGIPTP